A window from Hoeflea sp. IMCC20628 encodes these proteins:
- a CDS encoding methyltransferase domain-containing protein: MAKTDDDALAEAYNRALALEKSGDFDLAATAYAEVLALDPEDHGGAAVRLASMKRGDVPLRAPEAYVATLFDQHAEVFDKVLVEDLGYHVPMLLRQRLTELGETSFERLLDLGCGTGLTGGALEDMVDDATGLDLAENMVEIAHEKGLYDTLYVADAVDYLEDNDDDTFDLVAATDVLPYLGELEPLFVAVAKNVLSGALFCFSSETLPDEDFQGRPYTVGGFQRFAHTEAYVRQALDAAGFDCLEAGDIVVRHEQGLPIAGHLFIARKR, from the coding sequence ATGGCCAAGACCGACGACGATGCACTGGCAGAAGCCTATAACCGCGCTCTGGCGCTGGAAAAATCCGGCGATTTCGACCTCGCCGCAACGGCCTATGCCGAAGTGCTGGCTCTCGACCCCGAGGATCACGGCGGCGCTGCGGTGCGGCTTGCCTCGATGAAGCGCGGCGATGTTCCCCTGCGCGCGCCGGAGGCCTATGTGGCAACCTTGTTTGACCAACATGCCGAAGTGTTTGACAAGGTACTGGTCGAAGACCTGGGGTACCATGTGCCGATGCTGCTCAGGCAACGCCTGACCGAGCTTGGCGAAACCAGTTTTGAACGCTTGCTGGATCTGGGCTGCGGTACGGGCCTCACCGGCGGCGCGCTGGAAGACATGGTCGACGATGCCACAGGCCTTGATCTGGCCGAGAACATGGTCGAGATCGCCCACGAAAAAGGCCTCTACGACACGCTCTACGTTGCCGACGCCGTCGATTATCTCGAAGACAATGACGACGACACCTTCGATCTTGTCGCCGCAACCGATGTGCTGCCCTATCTGGGCGAACTCGAACCGCTATTTGTCGCCGTGGCAAAAAATGTCCTGTCCGGCGCGCTGTTCTGCTTTTCCAGCGAAACCCTGCCCGATGAAGACTTCCAGGGCCGTCCCTACACCGTGGGCGGCTTCCAGCGCTTCGCCCATACAGAGGCTTATGTGCGTCAAGCGCTCGACGCAGCCGGCTTTGACTGTCTGGAAGCCGGGGACATCGTCGTCCGCCATGAACAGGGCCTGCCGATTGCCGGGCATCTGTTTATTGCGCGCAAGAGATAG
- a CDS encoding ABC transporter permease gives MSAVKELIEPQPAPPVPAFLWSRMRILGATLLGIWVVAGIALVAWLVDAWDIDKVMTYGPKFLSGLGTTLTLVGISITLGALLSVPIAIGRMSSSRILSSIAYGYVYFFRGTPLIAQLFLIYYGFGTFRDQMEALGLWVFFRDAWNCALFAFTLNTAAYQAEILRGAIESVSRGQHEGAAALGLTKFQTFHLIILPQAMIVALRPYGNEIILMIKGSAIVAIVTVFDLMGETRRAYSRTFDFQTYIWAAVFYLVIVEALRNIWAKLEQRLTRHLKR, from the coding sequence ATGAGCGCGGTCAAGGAACTCATCGAGCCGCAGCCGGCGCCGCCGGTTCCGGCATTTCTGTGGAGCCGCATGCGAATTCTCGGCGCAACCTTGCTGGGCATCTGGGTGGTGGCCGGCATCGCCCTGGTGGCGTGGCTGGTCGATGCCTGGGATATCGACAAGGTGATGACCTACGGTCCGAAATTCCTTTCGGGCCTTGGCACCACGCTGACTCTTGTGGGAATTTCGATCACGCTGGGAGCGCTGTTGTCGGTCCCCATCGCGATTGGCCGCATGTCATCGAGCCGCATCCTGTCCTCGATTGCTTACGGCTATGTCTATTTCTTCCGCGGCACGCCACTGATCGCGCAACTGTTCCTGATCTATTACGGTTTTGGCACCTTCCGCGACCAGATGGAGGCCTTGGGCCTGTGGGTGTTTTTCCGCGACGCCTGGAACTGCGCCCTGTTCGCCTTCACACTGAACACCGCCGCCTATCAGGCCGAAATTCTGCGTGGCGCCATCGAAAGCGTTTCCCGCGGCCAGCATGAAGGCGCCGCAGCCCTGGGCCTGACAAAATTCCAGACCTTCCACCTCATCATTCTGCCGCAGGCGATGATCGTGGCGCTGCGCCCCTATGGCAACGAGATCATCCTGATGATCAAGGGATCGGCGATTGTCGCGATTGTCACGGTGTTTGACCTGATGGGCGAAACCCGGCGGGCCTATTCCCGCACCTTTGATTTCCAGACCTATATCTGGGCGGCGGTGTTCTATCTTGTCATTGTCGAGGCCCTGCGCAACATCTGGGCAAAACTGGAGCAGCGGCTCACGCGCCACCTCAAGCGATAA
- a CDS encoding ABC transporter permease, with translation MESTASLGGQLYALVSLLDPFCGPVGFLNLLPENSLLSCGDTGWGDEVARGFFVTITLAVCTLPIGLLIGLFLALAQQTEVRSLRIAANIYTTIFRGLPELLTIFMIYFGLQIAVRELALALGFERGFDINSFVAGTVALSLVFSAYACEVLSSAFKAIPKGQYEAGYALGLRPGKTLRLIVLPQLVRIALPGLGNLWMILIKDTALISVIGLGDTLRQTGIAAKVTKEAFFFYGIACLLFLALAMVSSIVFSKIETRVRRSGVNR, from the coding sequence ATGGAATCAACGGCATCGCTGGGCGGGCAGCTTTACGCACTCGTATCCCTGCTTGATCCGTTTTGCGGACCGGTGGGTTTTCTCAACCTGCTTCCTGAAAATTCGCTTCTGTCCTGCGGCGATACCGGCTGGGGCGACGAGGTTGCTCGGGGCTTCTTTGTTACCATTACACTGGCTGTGTGCACGCTTCCGATCGGGTTGCTGATCGGCCTGTTTCTCGCGCTGGCTCAGCAAACCGAGGTTCGCTCACTCAGGATCGCCGCCAATATCTACACCACCATCTTTCGCGGCCTGCCCGAGCTACTGACCATCTTCATGATCTATTTCGGGCTGCAGATTGCGGTCCGGGAACTTGCTCTGGCACTGGGATTTGAACGCGGCTTTGACATCAACTCCTTCGTTGCCGGTACCGTGGCGCTGTCGTTGGTGTTTTCCGCATACGCCTGCGAGGTGCTGTCATCGGCGTTCAAGGCGATCCCCAAAGGCCAGTATGAGGCCGGCTACGCCCTTGGCCTGCGTCCGGGCAAAACCTTGCGGCTGATCGTCCTGCCGCAACTTGTCCGCATCGCGCTTCCGGGTTTGGGCAATCTCTGGATGATCCTGATCAAGGACACCGCACTGATCTCGGTCATTGGGCTCGGCGACACCCTGCGCCAGACAGGAATTGCCGCCAAGGTGACCAAGGAGGCATTCTTCTTTTACGGCATAGCCTGCCTGCTGTTCCTGGCCCTGGCAATGGTATCCTCGATCGTGTTCTCGAAAATCGAGACACGCGTACGCCGTTCGGGAGTGAACCGATGA